The following coding sequences lie in one Monomorium pharaonis isolate MP-MQ-018 chromosome 1, ASM1337386v2, whole genome shotgun sequence genomic window:
- the LOC118644997 gene encoding uncharacterized protein LOC118644997 — MHAGLASTLAAIRMRFWPLNSRSTVRKVISRCVICFRVNPKNTKYQMGNLPESRFNSDKPFAVIGIDFAGPLVIKDGKLRNKKIIKCYLCVFVCFSTKAVHLEIVGDLTSDSFLNALKRFVSRRGLCRHIYSDNATNFVGANKELNEIAKWLKCMDKNDKFIKFCTQNLITWHFTPPHAPNFGGIWEAAVKSAKYHIKRIVGQAHLTFEELYTVITQIEAIMNSRPLMPISNDPNDMEILTPGHFLIGEPLTALPQNSVTELSTNRLNQYQRLQQLVQHFWSRWNKEYVSSLQHRSKWKIDTPSKIKLGTMVILKEDHTPPQQWRFGRVMEIHPGKDGVVRVVSVKTVSGILKRSLGKICVLPLNETM, encoded by the coding sequence ATGCACGCAGGATTGGCTAGTACATTAGCGGCAATTAGAATGCGTTTTTGGCCTCTAAATAGCCGTAGTACAGTAAGAAAGGTAATTTCGCGATGCGTAATTTGCTTTCGCGTGAATCCGAAGAACACGAAATATCAAATGGGAAATCTGCCAGAATCCCGGTTTAACTCTGACAAGCCATTTGCAGTGATCGGTATAGATTTTGCAGGACCCTTAGTAATTAAAGACGGTAAgcttagaaataaaaagattatcaaATGTTACTTATGCGTATTCGTCTGTTTCTCGACCAAGGCTGTACATCTGGAGATCGTTGGCGATTTAACGAGCGATTCGTTTTTAAACGCGTTAAAACGATTTGTATCGCGACGCGGATTGTGCCGTCATATATATTCTGACAACGCCACTAATTTTGTTGGTGCGAACAAAGAATTGAACGAAATCGCTAAATGGTTAAAATGCATGGACAAGAatgacaaatttataaaattttgtacccaaaatttaataacgtgGCATTTTACTCCACCACATGCTCCAAATTTTGGAGGCATATGGGAGGCGGCGGTAAAGAGCGCGAAATATCATATTAAGAGAATAGTGGGCCAGGCCCATCTAACATTCGAAGAATTGTACACAGTGATCACGCAAATTGAAGCAATTATGAATTCTCGACCATTAATGCCGATATCAAACGATCCAAATGACATGGAAATATTAACGCCgggacattttttaattggtgaGCCACTCACAGCGTTACCACAAAACTCCGTCACAGAATTATCTACTAATCGATTGAATCAGTATCAGCGTCTACAGCAGCTCGTTCAACACTTTTGGTCCCGATGGAATAAGGAATATGTGTCGAGTCTGCAGCATCGTAGCAAATGGAAAATTGACACGCCGTCAAAGATTAAACTAGGTACCATGGTAATATTAAAGGAGGATCATACACCGCCACAGCAATGGCGTTTTGGTCGCGTAATGGAAATTCATCCTGGTAAGGATGGAGTAGTACGTGTGGTAAGCGTAAAGACAGTCAGTGGAATATTGAAACGATCGCTGGGAAAAATTTGCGTATTACCCTTGAACGAAACCATGTAA
- the LOC105837636 gene encoding uncharacterized protein LOC105837636, which translates to MWRSTDTNRRGERLLEFLVSTDLKILNRGEEPTFVTAVKKEILDLTVCSRQLVQEVTGWRVSEEPSLSDHRQITFRLAKAQTKVMTVRNPRKTNWDSFREDLAVGLREFPKRHETPQEIKLCVEHLQRALVGSFENSCPKRTDFRGAARRAWNSARNTVRQTDWDLHRRTQKAYRDSEIRAKRESWRRFCESVEGIPETARLGRILAKNQDAPLEAI; encoded by the exons ATGTGGAGAAGCACGGATACCAATAGGAGAGGTGAGAGGCTGTTGGAATTTCTAGTGTCTACCGACCTGAAAATTCTCAACAGAGGCGAGGAACCGACTTTTGTCACGGCAGTGAAAAAGGAGATTCTAGATCTAACCGTCTGTTCCAGACAGTTAGTACAGGAGGTGACCGGCTGGAGAGTTTCTGAGGAGCCCTCATTGTCGGACCACAGACAGATCACCTTCAGGCTTGCCAAGGCTCAGACGAAGGTGATGACCGTAAGGAATCCAAGGAAGACGAACTGGGACTCATTTCGTGAAGACCTGGCCGTCGGTCTTAGGGAATTTCCCAAAAGACATGAAACCCCGCAAGAGATCAAGCTGTGCGTCGAACACCTGCAAAGAGCTCTCGTTGGCAGCTTTGAAAATAGCTGTCCAAAAAGGACG GATTTCAGAGGCGCGGCACGCCGGGCCTGGAACAGTGCCAGAAACACGGTCCGCCAGACTGACTGGGACCTTCATCGGAGAACCCAGAAAGCCTATAGAGATTCTGAAATAAGGGCTAAAAGGGAGAGCTGGAGAAGATTTTGCGAGTCGGTGGAGGGAATACCCGAAACCGCAAGGCTCGGTAGGATCTTGGCCAAGAATCAAGATGCTCCTCTAGAGGCTATTTGA